The following proteins come from a genomic window of Gottfriedia acidiceleris:
- the phaQ gene encoding poly-beta-hydroxybutyrate-responsive repressor — translation MTTNEKETSKKNKHETSESITLPKNFLVPFLLLSLKQWNMHGYKLMQVLFDLGFTTLDSSNVYRILRQLEKESYIKSSWEYGMEGPAKRIYSITDAGEEYLKTCHNSFTQYNQMLQTFFSIYTNSFFPFSNSDQSFNDD, via the coding sequence ATGACAACAAATGAAAAGGAAACAAGTAAAAAAAATAAACACGAAACTTCTGAATCGATTACATTGCCTAAAAACTTCTTAGTTCCCTTTCTACTTCTTAGCCTTAAGCAATGGAATATGCATGGCTATAAATTAATGCAAGTATTATTTGATTTAGGTTTTACTACGCTTGATTCAAGTAATGTTTATCGAATTCTAAGACAACTTGAAAAAGAAAGTTATATTAAATCTAGTTGGGAATATGGAATGGAAGGTCCGGCAAAGCGCATTTATTCAATTACAGATGCCGGTGAGGAATATCTAAAAACTTGTCATAATTCATTTACTCAATATAATCAGATGCTCCAAACATTTTTTTCGATTTACACAAATTCATTCTTTCCATTTAGCAACTCTGATCAAAGTTTTAACGATGATTGA
- a CDS encoding MaoC family dehydratase, whose translation MNVFESARHVQEVHFDSISVGDEATLEVKITAELIEQFAAISTDVNPIHLLDDFAKESIFKERIAHGMLICSFISSVLGTKLPGKNTIYLSQEVSFKAPVKINDTIKVIVSVVRKRDDKKLLTLQTNVYNQENVLVVEGSALVKKLT comes from the coding sequence ATGAATGTTTTCGAAAGTGCAAGACATGTACAGGAAGTTCATTTTGACTCCATTTCAGTTGGTGACGAAGCTACTCTTGAAGTTAAAATTACTGCAGAGTTAATTGAACAATTTGCTGCAATTTCAACAGATGTAAATCCAATTCACTTATTAGATGATTTTGCAAAAGAAAGCATCTTTAAAGAAAGAATTGCACATGGCATGTTGATTTGCAGCTTTATTTCCTCAGTACTAGGTACAAAACTACCCGGCAAAAACACCATCTACTTATCTCAAGAAGTATCCTTCAAAGCACCAGTAAAAATTAATGACACAATTAAAGTAATCGTCAGTGTTGTACGTAAAAGAGATGATAAAAAATTATTAACGCTTCAAACGAATGTATATAATCAAGAAAATGTACTAGTCGTTGAAGGCTCAGCGTTGGTTAAAAAGTTAACATAA
- a CDS encoding alpha/beta-type small acid-soluble spore protein: MTRTNKLLVPGVEQALDQFKYEIANEFGVTLGSDTTARSNGSVGGEITKRLIAQAESHLRGL; encoded by the coding sequence ATGACAAGAACGAATAAATTATTAGTTCCAGGTGTAGAACAAGCACTTGATCAATTTAAATATGAAATCGCTAACGAATTTGGTGTAACTTTAGGATCCGATACAACTGCACGTTCAAATGGATCAGTTGGTGGCGAAATCACTAAACGTTTAATTGCTCAAGCAGAAAGTCATTTAAGAGGTCTTTAA
- the nagE gene encoding N-acetylglucosamine-specific PTS transporter subunit IIBC, with translation MLSFLQRIGKALMLPIAVLPAAGLLLRFGQPDLLNIPFMAAAGNAIFSNLPLIFAIGVAIGISKDGNGAAGLAGAIGYFVLTAGTTTINKDINMAALGGIITGVVAGLLYNRFSGIKLPEWLGFFSGRRFVPIITSATMLVLAGIFGYVWPAIQDAINSVGNWIIDIGPIGAAVFGFLNRILIPLGLHHVLNTIFWFNLGDFTDAAGKLVHGDLNRFFAGDKSAGAFMTGFFPIMMFGLPAAAFAMIAAAKPERRKTVAGMFIGLALTSFLTGITEPIEFAFMFIAPVLYTFHAILTGLSMGIVNALGIKDGFTFSAGFMDYILNYNIATKPILLILIGLIFGVIYFIVFYFAIKKFNIKTPGREDEDVETDEVTTEIGDSLYLQALGGKENLTNIDNCTTRLRLQVKDASKVNEALLKKAGARGVIKLDDKNVQVVVGTNVEFVAEDLKKQVK, from the coding sequence ATGCTTAGTTTCTTACAACGTATTGGTAAAGCACTAATGCTTCCAATCGCTGTCCTTCCAGCTGCAGGACTTTTACTGCGCTTTGGACAACCCGATCTTCTAAACATTCCGTTTATGGCGGCTGCTGGTAATGCAATTTTCTCTAATCTTCCATTAATCTTTGCAATCGGTGTTGCAATCGGTATTTCAAAGGATGGAAATGGAGCCGCCGGTCTTGCTGGTGCAATCGGTTACTTTGTATTAACTGCAGGAACAACTACGATAAATAAAGATATTAACATGGCTGCCCTAGGTGGTATTATTACAGGGGTTGTAGCTGGTCTCCTTTACAATCGTTTCAGTGGTATTAAATTACCTGAATGGTTAGGATTCTTTAGTGGACGACGATTCGTTCCAATTATAACCTCAGCTACTATGCTTGTATTAGCAGGAATATTTGGTTATGTTTGGCCAGCAATTCAAGATGCAATTAACTCTGTTGGTAACTGGATTATTGATATCGGTCCAATTGGAGCTGCAGTATTCGGTTTCTTAAACCGTATTTTAATCCCACTAGGTTTACATCACGTATTAAATACAATTTTCTGGTTCAACTTAGGTGACTTTACTGATGCTGCTGGTAAATTAGTTCACGGTGACTTAAACAGATTCTTCGCTGGTGACAAATCTGCTGGTGCATTCATGACTGGTTTCTTCCCTATTATGATGTTTGGTCTTCCAGCTGCTGCATTTGCAATGATCGCTGCTGCAAAACCAGAAAGACGTAAAACTGTTGCAGGTATGTTTATTGGTCTTGCTTTAACATCTTTCTTAACAGGTATTACTGAACCAATTGAATTTGCATTCATGTTCATTGCTCCAGTACTATATACATTCCATGCAATCTTAACAGGTTTATCAATGGGTATCGTAAATGCTTTAGGAATTAAAGATGGCTTTACATTCTCAGCTGGTTTTATGGACTACATTCTGAACTACAATATTGCAACTAAACCAATTCTGTTAATCCTAATCGGTTTAATCTTTGGTGTAATTTACTTTATCGTGTTCTACTTCGCAATTAAGAAATTTAACATTAAAACACCAGGTCGTGAAGACGAAGATGTTGAAACTGATGAAGTAACAACTGAAATTGGTGATTCTTTATACCTACAAGCTCTAGGTGGAAAAGAAAACTTAACAAATATTGATAACTGTACAACTCGTTTACGCTTACAAGTAAAAGATGCTTCTAAAGTAAATGAAGCTCTTCTAAAAAAAGCAGGTGCTCGTGGAGTTATTAAGCTAGACGATAAAAACGTACAAGTAGTTGTAGGTACAAACGTAGAGTTTGTTGCTGAAGACTTGAAAAAACAAGTTAAATAA
- a CDS encoding SDR family oxidoreductase: protein MERTYFITGFPGFISKNLLIKILDNEMSFQKIYLLILPNTEKQCRDFLFTLDQKYPDYTLLKIELICGDITKKNFGLSLKNLNGLFNDITDLFHLAAIYDLAVPKKIAYEVNVKGTINVNEFALKLKSLKRYTYFSTSYVSGTREGRIYEHELEMGQTFKNFYEETKYYAEIEVEKLKTQLPITIIRPGIVVGHSETGETSKFDGPYFILNFFTKLRYLPIPQIGKDNAYCHFIPIDYLINAVYYLSHAEIGVNKTYQITDPFPYHVQDVYKEFLSYYLNKTTVGIIPIKFISPLLSIPFIRRLLKVEKEVLSYFNCKSEYDCINTLTDLQNTNIKCPDFKDILPVITNYYKVHKSVIEKHVLR from the coding sequence ATGGAAAGAACGTACTTTATTACTGGATTTCCTGGATTTATTTCGAAGAATTTACTCATCAAAATTCTTGATAATGAAATGTCTTTTCAAAAAATTTACTTACTCATTCTTCCTAATACCGAAAAACAATGCCGAGACTTTTTATTTACATTAGATCAAAAGTATCCAGATTACACTCTTTTAAAAATAGAACTTATATGTGGTGATATTACCAAGAAAAACTTTGGGCTCAGCCTAAAAAACCTTAACGGACTTTTTAATGATATAACGGACTTATTTCATTTGGCTGCAATTTACGACCTTGCAGTTCCTAAAAAAATTGCATATGAAGTAAATGTGAAAGGAACAATAAATGTAAATGAATTTGCACTTAAACTGAAATCTTTGAAGCGTTACACCTATTTTAGTACTAGCTATGTCTCAGGAACTCGTGAAGGAAGAATTTATGAACATGAGTTAGAAATGGGACAAACATTTAAAAACTTTTATGAAGAAACGAAATATTATGCTGAAATAGAAGTTGAGAAACTAAAAACACAACTTCCAATCACGATTATAAGACCTGGAATTGTAGTTGGTCATTCAGAAACTGGTGAGACAAGTAAATTTGATGGACCATATTTCATTTTAAACTTCTTCACAAAACTTCGCTATTTACCTATACCTCAAATAGGTAAAGACAATGCTTATTGTCATTTCATTCCCATTGATTATTTAATTAATGCTGTTTATTATTTGAGTCATGCAGAAATCGGAGTTAATAAAACTTATCAAATTACAGATCCCTTTCCTTACCATGTACAAGATGTGTATAAAGAATTTCTTTCCTATTATTTAAACAAGACTACCGTAGGCATAATTCCAATTAAATTTATTAGTCCTCTCCTTTCAATTCCATTCATTAGACGATTACTTAAAGTTGAAAAAGAAGTTTTATCTTATTTTAATTGTAAATCCGAGTATGATTGTATTAATACATTAACTGATTTACAAAATACAAATATTAAATGTCCAGACTTTAAAGATATACTCCCTGTTATTACAAATTATTATAAAGTGCATAAGTCAGTAATTGAAAAGCATGTATTAAGGTAA
- a CDS encoding CAP domain-containing protein, translating into MKKVISLSTLAATLLVGAPVTAVHADTINKDTKAYTQKVDLNNVLFSYFNLPSLNTTNGKVDLSKFGIDMTKLQDSIKQQLEAQLKQGNSSNTTTKPTVPTTPATPAKPSTPTTKPTVPTTPSKPTTPTTPTKPSTPSTETPSNSASLSAYESKVVDLTNAERTKAGLKPFTVNATLSKTARLKSQDMTDKNYFDHTSPTYGSPFDMMKQFGITYNYAAENIAKGQKTPEEVVTAWMNSAGHRANILNPNLTQIGVGYDSRSNAWTQQFIGK; encoded by the coding sequence ATGAAAAAAGTAATCTCATTATCAACATTGGCTGCTACTCTACTAGTAGGTGCTCCTGTAACTGCAGTACACGCGGATACAATTAATAAGGATACAAAAGCATATACTCAAAAAGTTGATTTAAATAATGTACTATTTAGCTACTTTAATCTACCAAGCTTAAACACTACTAACGGTAAAGTAGATTTATCTAAATTTGGTATTGATATGACTAAGCTTCAAGATTCAATTAAACAACAATTAGAGGCTCAACTAAAACAAGGTAATAGTTCAAATACAACTACAAAACCAACAGTACCAACGACGCCAGCTACACCGGCTAAACCATCAACACCAACAACAAAACCGACGGTACCAACTACACCATCTAAACCAACAACGCCGACAACACCAACTAAACCATCAACACCGTCAACAGAAACACCATCAAATTCAGCATCATTATCAGCTTATGAATCAAAAGTAGTTGATTTAACAAATGCTGAACGTACAAAAGCTGGTTTAAAACCATTTACTGTTAATGCAACATTATCTAAAACAGCACGTTTAAAATCACAAGATATGACTGACAAAAATTACTTTGATCACACTTCACCGACTTATGGATCACCATTTGATATGATGAAACAATTCGGAATCACTTATAACTATGCAGCAGAAAACATTGCTAAAGGTCAAAAAACACCTGAAGAAGTAGTTACTGCTTGGATGAACAGTGCTGGTCACCGTGCAAATATCTTAAATCCTAACTTAACTCAAATTGGTGTGGGTTATGATTCAAGATCAAATGCTTGGACTCAACAATTTATCGGTAAATAA
- a CDS encoding copper homeostasis protein CutC, whose product MLLEVIATNVKDAIDAERFGANRIELVTGIKEGGLTPSYATIKQVVQSVSIPVHVMIRPHSRSFIYDQYDQEVILSDIDVCNELGAAGIVFGALTKENTIDENLLKKVTGRVKDMNFTFHRAIDESNDLLSAIDTLKQYPEITHVLTSGGVASAIDGKETIKNMIELTNESNIKILAGSGLSIENVSDFIAFTNVEEIHFGSGIRKNNSAIEEIDSTLMERLRGKLVRGAIK is encoded by the coding sequence ATGTTATTAGAAGTTATTGCCACAAACGTAAAAGATGCAATTGATGCAGAAAGGTTTGGGGCAAATCGCATCGAATTAGTTACTGGAATAAAAGAGGGAGGATTGACACCAAGTTACGCGACAATTAAACAGGTTGTTCAAAGTGTCTCAATTCCAGTACATGTAATGATTCGACCACATAGTCGTTCTTTTATATATGATCAGTATGATCAAGAAGTAATCTTAAGCGATATTGATGTATGTAATGAGCTCGGAGCAGCAGGTATCGTTTTTGGAGCCTTGACAAAGGAGAATACAATCGATGAAAATCTTTTAAAAAAAGTAACAGGTCGAGTTAAAGATATGAACTTTACATTTCATAGAGCAATAGATGAATCAAATGATCTGTTATCAGCTATTGATACATTAAAACAATACCCTGAGATAACGCATGTATTAACATCAGGCGGTGTTGCTAGTGCAATTGATGGGAAAGAAACTATAAAAAATATGATCGAACTGACAAATGAATCGAATATAAAAATTTTAGCAGGAAGCGGATTATCCATTGAAAATGTATCAGACTTCATTGCATTTACGAATGTAGAAGAAATACATTTCGGTTCTGGAATTCGAAAAAATAACTCTGCAATTGAAGAAATTGATTCCACATTAATGGAAAGGTTGCGAGGAAAGTTAGTAAGAGGAGCAATCAAATAA
- a CDS encoding RluA family pseudouridine synthase, translating to MELKQQNPWFKVIIGVEHKNLTVESYLKNVWQFPKKLLHELRMAKGCRINGEIKPWNTILSSGDQVEMQLYIEEDYGVIPQEQSIEICYEDEHLLIANKPFGVDTHPNEKGQLNTLANSVAFHFQKNGLKTKVRHIHRLDKDTTGGVVFAKHALSSAILDSMLSQRKIKRTYTAIVEGNVKSLKGTINEAIGRDRHHPTRRRVSPKGDKAITHYKKIRYLSKLNVTIVECQLDTGRTHQIRVHLSFLGHPLIGDLLYGGKQILLKRQGLHASNVQFTHPFTKEHLSIDIPYPSDIKQILNEK from the coding sequence ATGGAGTTAAAGCAACAAAATCCATGGTTTAAGGTAATAATAGGTGTTGAGCATAAAAATCTAACAGTAGAGTCATATTTAAAAAATGTTTGGCAGTTTCCAAAGAAGTTGCTACATGAATTAAGGATGGCAAAAGGTTGTAGGATAAACGGAGAAATTAAACCTTGGAATACAATCCTTTCGAGTGGTGACCAAGTTGAAATGCAATTATACATAGAAGAAGATTATGGTGTAATTCCACAGGAACAATCTATTGAGATCTGCTACGAAGACGAACATTTACTCATTGCTAATAAACCTTTTGGAGTCGACACACATCCGAATGAAAAAGGACAGTTAAATACATTAGCAAATTCGGTAGCATTTCATTTTCAAAAAAATGGATTAAAAACAAAAGTACGCCATATACACCGCCTCGATAAAGACACTACCGGTGGAGTCGTATTTGCTAAACATGCATTAAGTAGTGCAATTCTAGATTCGATGTTAAGTCAACGTAAAATAAAACGTACATATACAGCTATAGTTGAAGGGAATGTTAAATCACTTAAAGGTACAATAAATGAAGCGATCGGAAGGGACCGACACCATCCTACTAGACGAAGGGTTTCACCAAAAGGCGATAAAGCAATCACACATTATAAAAAAATAAGATATCTATCAAAGTTGAATGTAACGATAGTAGAATGTCAGTTAGATACTGGCCGTACACATCAAATCCGAGTTCATTTAAGTTTTTTAGGTCATCCATTAATTGGAGATCTATTGTATGGTGGGAAACAAATATTATTGAAACGTCAAGGATTACACGCTAGTAATGTACAATTTACACATCCTTTTACGAAAGAACATTTATCGATTGATATCCCATACCCGTCGGACATAAAACAAATACTTAACGAAAAGTGA
- the adhE gene encoding bifunctional acetaldehyde-CoA/alcohol dehydrogenase has product MAVQEKIVNEISNASEMVNELVVKGQKALREFENFNQVQINEIVHSMVLAGLDQHMPLAKMAVEETGRGIYEDKIIKNIFATEYIWNSIKDNKTVGIISEDQQTGITEIAEPVGVIAGVTPTTNPTSTTLFKAIIAIKTRNPIIFAFHPSAQKCSREAARIVRDAAIKAGAPENCVQWIEVPSIEATKCLMNHEGVALVLATGGAGMVKSAYSTGKPALGVGPGNVPCYIEKSAEIKCAVNDLILSKTFDNGMICASEQAVIVDKEVYEEVKAELKANNCYFATKEDKKKLEKLVINEATCAVNGDIVGKSAYEIATIAGVNVPVDTKILIVECESVGANEPLTREKLSPVLAIIKVDGKEEGFKRCEEMLELGGLGHSAVIHSNNEEIQKEFGLRMKACRIIANAPSAHGGIGDLYNAFIPSLTLGCGSHGKNSVSTNVTTVHLLNIKKLGRRNMNMQWVKLPPKIYFEKYSTQYLEKMPNIKKAFIVTDEAMVKLGYVDVIKYYLEKRQENIQIEIFSDVEPDPSDVTVMKGADRMISFEPDTIIAFGGGSAMDAAKGMWMFFEYPETTLDGPKQKFLDIRKRAYKYPKLGRKAQFVAIPTTSGTGSEVTPFAVITDKANNIKYPLADYELTPDVAIIDAQFVSTVPKSITADTGMDVLTHAIEAYVSVLANDYTDGLALQAIKLVFKYLPKAYENGNDFEAREKMHNASAIAGMAFANAFLGINHSLAHKIGAEFHIPHGRANAILMPHVIRYNAKKPTKFTAFPKYKHFIADERYAEIARFLGLPAATTEEGVESLIASVIKLAKELNINMSIEAQGVTEKEFLEKVSYLADRAFEDQCTTANPKLPLVKELEEVYLNAFKGC; this is encoded by the coding sequence ATGGCTGTTCAAGAAAAAATTGTCAATGAAATAAGTAACGCTTCTGAAATGGTAAATGAATTAGTAGTAAAAGGACAAAAAGCATTAAGGGAATTTGAAAACTTTAATCAAGTTCAAATCAATGAAATTGTACATTCAATGGTTCTAGCAGGTTTAGATCAACATATGCCACTAGCAAAAATGGCAGTTGAAGAAACAGGGCGTGGAATCTATGAGGATAAAATTATAAAAAATATATTTGCTACAGAATATATATGGAATTCAATAAAAGATAATAAAACGGTTGGGATCATAAGTGAAGATCAACAAACAGGAATAACAGAAATTGCTGAACCTGTTGGGGTAATTGCAGGTGTAACGCCAACAACTAATCCTACATCAACAACATTATTTAAAGCAATCATTGCGATTAAAACAAGAAACCCAATTATTTTCGCTTTTCATCCTTCCGCACAAAAATGTAGTAGAGAAGCAGCAAGAATCGTTCGTGATGCGGCAATAAAAGCTGGAGCACCTGAAAACTGTGTACAATGGATTGAAGTCCCATCTATTGAAGCAACTAAGTGTTTAATGAATCATGAAGGAGTAGCACTTGTTTTAGCAACAGGTGGTGCTGGAATGGTTAAATCGGCTTATAGTACAGGAAAACCTGCTTTAGGTGTTGGCCCTGGTAATGTACCATGCTATATCGAGAAATCTGCTGAAATAAAGTGTGCAGTAAATGATCTTATTCTTTCAAAAACATTTGATAATGGAATGATTTGTGCTTCTGAACAAGCAGTTATTGTAGATAAAGAAGTTTATGAAGAAGTGAAAGCAGAGTTAAAAGCAAATAATTGTTATTTTGCTACAAAAGAAGATAAAAAGAAATTAGAAAAGCTTGTCATAAATGAAGCTACATGTGCTGTAAATGGGGACATTGTTGGAAAATCTGCTTACGAAATTGCAACAATAGCTGGAGTAAATGTACCAGTTGATACAAAAATTCTTATCGTTGAATGTGAAAGCGTTGGTGCAAATGAACCTTTAACAAGAGAAAAACTTAGTCCAGTTTTAGCAATTATAAAAGTAGATGGAAAAGAAGAAGGGTTTAAACGTTGTGAAGAAATGTTAGAGCTAGGTGGATTAGGCCATTCGGCAGTTATTCATAGTAATAATGAAGAAATTCAAAAAGAATTCGGACTAAGAATGAAAGCATGTCGTATTATTGCGAATGCTCCTTCAGCACATGGTGGAATTGGGGATTTATATAACGCATTTATTCCTTCACTTACATTAGGCTGTGGATCACACGGTAAAAACTCTGTATCGACTAATGTGACAACTGTACACTTATTAAATATTAAAAAATTAGGAAGAAGAAATATGAATATGCAATGGGTCAAACTGCCACCAAAAATTTATTTTGAAAAATATTCAACTCAGTATTTAGAAAAAATGCCTAATATTAAAAAAGCATTTATTGTAACAGACGAAGCAATGGTTAAATTAGGTTATGTTGACGTGATTAAATATTATCTAGAGAAAAGACAAGAAAATATTCAGATAGAAATCTTTTCAGATGTAGAACCGGATCCTTCAGATGTTACTGTAATGAAGGGTGCAGATAGAATGATATCATTTGAACCCGATACAATTATCGCTTTTGGCGGTGGATCAGCAATGGATGCAGCCAAGGGTATGTGGATGTTTTTTGAATACCCAGAAACTACTTTAGACGGGCCTAAACAAAAATTCTTAGATATTCGAAAAAGAGCTTATAAATATCCTAAATTAGGTCGTAAAGCTCAGTTTGTAGCAATACCAACTACTTCTGGTACTGGTTCAGAGGTTACACCTTTTGCTGTAATTACTGATAAAGCTAATAATATTAAATATCCATTAGCTGATTATGAATTAACGCCTGATGTTGCAATTATTGACGCTCAATTCGTATCAACAGTTCCTAAAAGCATTACAGCAGATACAGGTATGGATGTATTAACACATGCAATTGAAGCTTATGTAAGTGTTCTAGCTAATGATTATACAGATGGATTAGCATTACAAGCTATAAAATTAGTATTTAAATATTTGCCTAAAGCATATGAAAATGGAAACGATTTTGAAGCACGTGAAAAAATGCATAATGCATCAGCTATCGCTGGTATGGCATTTGCAAATGCGTTCTTAGGAATTAACCACAGTTTAGCGCATAAAATTGGAGCGGAATTCCATATCCCTCATGGCAGAGCAAATGCAATCTTAATGCCACATGTAATAAGATATAATGCAAAAAAACCAACTAAGTTTACAGCTTTCCCTAAATATAAGCATTTCATTGCAGATGAACGATATGCTGAAATTGCTCGTTTCCTAGGACTTCCAGCTGCAACTACTGAAGAAGGCGTTGAAAGTTTAATTGCATCAGTTATTAAGTTAGCTAAGGAACTAAATATAAATATGAGTATCGAAGCACAAGGAGTTACTGAAAAAGAATTTTTAGAAAAAGTTTCATATTTAGCTGATCGTGCTTTCGAAGATCAATGTACCACTGCAAATCCGAAGCTACCTCTAGTTAAAGAATTAGAAGAAGTTTATCTGAATGCTTTCAAAGGATGTTAA
- a CDS encoding YitT family protein: MILIGSFILATTLYHFHYQNNLAEGGFIGIALLVKNALNISPSITTLLLDIPIILIAGLYLGRKLLFNTTIGAISFSVFYSIIEKTSSNITFNFGNHLWIPAILGGIFAGLGLGLILRSGGATGGDDLITIIMSKKSKISIGKVYFIFDAVILLCSLSYLSWNEVGYTILSVAICAKVTELVYESKFQKKSVTIKTNEKRLHA, translated from the coding sequence ATGATTTTAATTGGTTCATTTATTTTAGCCACTACACTGTATCATTTTCATTATCAAAATAATTTAGCTGAAGGTGGATTTATTGGTATTGCTTTATTAGTAAAAAACGCACTAAATATATCACCTTCAATTACAACTTTGCTACTCGATATTCCAATTATATTGATTGCTGGTTTGTATTTAGGTAGAAAATTATTATTCAATACTACCATCGGAGCCATCTCGTTTTCTGTTTTTTATTCTATAATAGAAAAAACATCTTCTAATATTACATTTAACTTTGGAAATCATCTTTGGATACCCGCTATTTTAGGTGGAATTTTCGCTGGACTTGGTTTAGGGTTAATTCTAAGAAGTGGTGGAGCAACTGGTGGAGATGATTTAATAACAATCATAATGAGCAAAAAATCAAAAATATCGATCGGTAAAGTATATTTTATTTTTGACGCTGTAATTCTTCTTTGTTCACTATCCTACCTATCATGGAATGAAGTAGGATATACAATTCTTTCTGTTGCAATTTGTGCGAAAGTAACTGAATTGGTCTATGAAAGTAAATTTCAAAAAAAATCTGTTACAATTAAAACGAATGAAAAAAGATTACATGCCTAA
- a CDS encoding MarR family winged helix-turn-helix transcriptional regulator: MLTENDKLLLDDLTSLMIRVRKNWQKTDEELKNSLTPPKYLLLYLIYKNQKLTASELGRQIGLSSGSITTAVNKLVNNHLISRKRDSRDRRVTWLELTDEGKRLIEENFNFRQELWLNLFENLSHSERDQFRFLLNKLISN, from the coding sequence TTGTTAACCGAAAACGACAAACTTCTTCTAGATGATTTAACAAGTTTAATGATTCGAGTTCGAAAAAATTGGCAAAAAACTGATGAGGAATTAAAAAACTCCTTAACTCCACCAAAATATTTGCTTTTATATTTAATATATAAAAATCAAAAACTTACTGCTTCTGAACTTGGAAGACAAATTGGATTATCTTCAGGTTCTATTACAACAGCTGTGAATAAATTGGTTAATAATCATTTAATATCTCGAAAAAGAGATAGCCGTGATCGAAGAGTTACATGGCTTGAATTAACTGATGAAGGAAAACGTTTAATTGAAGAAAACTTCAATTTCCGTCAAGAATTGTGGCTAAATTTATTCGAAAATCTTTCGCATAGTGAAAGAGATCAATTTCGATTTTTATTAAACAAATTAATCTCAAACTAA